The window CCTTAACTCCAAAAAGATGCAGGAAATCATTAAAGTTATCAATGAAGAAATTAAAATACTTAAAATACAAAAGCTGAATCAGGACAATAAAAACTCCCGACCTCAGCCACCATATCTCAGATTTCTCTTTTTGGGCCGCCTTTATTTTATTCCCTACAAAATAGGTAACTCCTGTAGTTGCTATCAACAATGATAAGAACTCCCAACTCCAACTGCTGTAAAAGACATAACTTCCTATGAGCAGAATTATATTTTGGATCTTTGAGGTTTTTCCGCAGAGATAATAAATAAAATATAACGCAATAAAGAATAATATAAAGCTGTATGAATTAAGAAGCATACAACATCACTTATTTTGAAGTTATAGAATCTATCATTTCTCCTACATCATTCCAGCTTCTGATTTCAGATGAAGTAAAACGTATTCCAAAGCCTTTTTCTACTGCTACAATTAACTGAATATGAGAAAGCGAATCCCATTCTTCAATATCTTCAGCCGTTGTTTCTGGAGTCAATACAATTTCATCATTGTCCAATTCATCGCGGAAAATACGGGTCAGTTTACTTAAAATTTCATCATTATTCATAATCTTTTACTGTGTTATAATTTGTTATTAATATATACGTTTTTGTTTTTGTAATCCTCTACGGATAATACCCACTTCTCATTCTGCCTGGTAAAACCAAGTCTTTCATAGTGGTCTTCAACCATTTGATTTTTAGCAGTAGGAATGTATTCTCCTACTACATATTTATATCCATTATTTCTGGCAGTATCTACAATGGTATTCAGCGTAAAATCTTCCATTCCTCTTTTCAGGACACGGCAGCTCATCAGCCACGTCTCAATAAACAGATTTTCAGGATCTTTTCTCTCCATTACAACAACGCAGATGAGCCCGTTATCTCCGTATTTATCTTCTAAAGTAAAGGAGATGGTAAAGTGATTTTCTGAGTGAATTAACCGATCTACATCCTGCTCGGTATATCTTATTGTTCTCAGGTTAAACTGATTGGAACGCTGGGTAAGCTGAGAAACTCTTGGTTTTGAGAAGTTATTGAAAGACTGAACATCAGACACCATATTCATACTTTTAAGAAAATCTTCCAAATTGGTAAAACTTTCTAAAGCAATAGCACGCTGTGCCTCTACCTGATATTGTTTGGTTCTTTCAGTATCATTCTCTGAGAAACTGGCCGTCTCAAAAAGGTTTAAACTGTATAAATATTCCAGATATTCAGCAGGGTCTTCCGGGAGCTCCGGTACACAGACTTCAGGAAGATTTTCTCTTACTATATTCCTTTCAAAGGGATTGTCATCCAAAAAAACCATGGAGTCAAATCCTATATTTAAAATCTGTTGGATTTTTCTGATATTATCTGCTTTATTTTCCCAGTTGGCTACAAATACGGCTATATCTTCCAGCTTAAGAACCATATCCGGATGTTTTTCAAATGGTTCTTTCGCTTTATCTTCATCATTCTTACTACATACAGCCAGAATTACGCCTCTTTTCTGCAATGCTTTTACCCAATATTGGAACTCCGTAAATGCTTTTCCAATTCCCAGACTTCCGATTTGTATTTTTTCAAGGCCGTCATCACCAATAATTCCGCCCCAGGTAGTATTATCCAGATCCAAGATCAGACATTTCTTAAATTTCCCTTCCAAAGAGGAAATAATACTTACGATATGATGCGCAATAATAGGCAGCGCATCTAAAGAAAGAACCATTTCCGTATTGATATAGATATTGGGCGAAAACATAAAATCCCGACCCCATTTATTTTGAATGGAAAGTAAATCGGCAATAAAAAAATTATCATTCTTAACGGCTAGTTCTGCCGAAAGAAGATAGTTAAGCTTATTTTGCTGAAAAACAAAGGAAGACTCTACTTTGGTTGAAAAATTTCCAAAAACCTGATTATTGATTCCCGGAAAATTACAGTAGATGACCCTGCTTTTCGTTCTGCTTTGAATGGTACGATAAAGTTCGTCTATATAGCTGATTTTATTTTCTGCAAAAGCAGATTGTGAGCTATAGGATTTATAGTACTGTCCCAATAATTTGTGAGAAGATTCAAAAATAATAGTATAATCTGCATTAAACTCATAATATTCTGAGGAAGGATCCAGAATCTGGCGGGATATCTGTCCGAAATCGGCTTCAAAGATTTCAAGATTAATTCCTTCAGTAATAGCAGTTCCTTTTAGCGCAATATTTAAAAACTGAGTTGCTGTATCTCCCAGCAAAGCAACTTTTGCATTCTTTAACCCTTTAGAATCTTTACGAAGTTCTTTTTTAAGCTCCGAAAATGTTTTATACATATTGTCCTTTTATTAAAAAATCAATGTATATCGCCCCGGTGCTGACAGCACTTTTTGATTATTTTCTTTGCAGATGAATTGTAATATCAGACTTTCATCTGAAATGTAAGTATAGGGAACTTTTCTCATTTCCATAATTGTGTTGCTTTTTACAAAAATAGAGATTTTTATCTG of the Chryseobacterium capnotolerans genome contains:
- a CDS encoding acyl carrier protein, which produces MNNDEILSKLTRIFRDELDNDEIVLTPETTAEDIEEWDSLSHIQLIVAVEKGFGIRFTSSEIRSWNDVGEMIDSITSK
- a CDS encoding HAD-IIIC family phosphatase, whose amino-acid sequence is MYKTFSELKKELRKDSKGLKNAKVALLGDTATQFLNIALKGTAITEGINLEIFEADFGQISRQILDPSSEYYEFNADYTIIFESSHKLLGQYYKSYSSQSAFAENKISYIDELYRTIQSRTKSRVIYCNFPGINNQVFGNFSTKVESSFVFQQNKLNYLLSAELAVKNDNFFIADLLSIQNKWGRDFMFSPNIYINTEMVLSLDALPIIAHHIVSIISSLEGKFKKCLILDLDNTTWGGIIGDDGLEKIQIGSLGIGKAFTEFQYWVKALQKRGVILAVCSKNDEDKAKEPFEKHPDMVLKLEDIAVFVANWENKADNIRKIQQILNIGFDSMVFLDDNPFERNIVRENLPEVCVPELPEDPAEYLEYLYSLNLFETASFSENDTERTKQYQVEAQRAIALESFTNLEDFLKSMNMVSDVQSFNNFSKPRVSQLTQRSNQFNLRTIRYTEQDVDRLIHSENHFTISFTLEDKYGDNGLICVVVMERKDPENLFIETWLMSCRVLKRGMEDFTLNTIVDTARNNGYKYVVGEYIPTAKNQMVEDHYERLGFTRQNEKWVLSVEDYKNKNVYINNKL